One segment of Anastrepha obliqua isolate idAnaObli1 chromosome 3, idAnaObli1_1.0, whole genome shotgun sequence DNA contains the following:
- the LOC129241271 gene encoding uncharacterized protein LOC129241271, whose translation MANTHFKELLSPVEAAAWDSFEKVVTSFLGKHKSPNFELILNDLIKNYAEMGVNMSFKIHFLHSHLNFFPKNLSDESDEHGERFHQQMKMIESRYQGFWDVAMMGDYCWFLIRETDPYINKRQNKTHNFFNYKIRS comes from the exons atggccaatacccatttcaaagaactattgtcaccagtggaggcagcagcgtgggactcttttgaaaaggtcgttacttcttttttaggcaaacacaaaagtcctaacttcgagctgatactgaacgatttaatcaaaaactatgcggaaatgg gagtaaatatgtctttcaaaattcattttctgcactcccatttaaattttttcccgaaaAATCTTAGCGACGAAAGcgacgagcatggcgaaaggtttcaccagcaaatgaaaatgattgaaagtcggtatcaaggattctgggatgtcgctatgatgggtgactactgttggtttctcataagagaaaccgatccttatataaataagcgtcaaaacaagacacataactttttcaattataaaataagatcatag